Proteins encoded in a region of the Elizabethkingia bruuniana genome:
- a CDS encoding NAD(P)H-dependent oxidoreductase encodes MDKTLVIFAHPYFEYSKANIRLIEAYQNIENVTFRDLYEEYPDFNIAAFKERKRLMVYDTIIFHFPMIWFGMPPLLKLWIDEVFDMKWLSGPDTSPVKGKKAYIVLTTGGSQNAYTHDGIYGNPAEDYIKTLTQSLKINHVSVEDIIIIYNSDQLSDHELDHQCKNIRKLALNT; translated from the coding sequence TTGGACAAAACGCTGGTAATATTTGCTCATCCTTATTTTGAATATTCTAAAGCCAATATCAGGCTTATTGAAGCATATCAGAACATTGAGAATGTTACTTTCCGGGATCTTTATGAGGAATATCCTGACTTCAATATTGCTGCATTTAAAGAAAGAAAAAGATTGATGGTATATGATACCATTATATTCCATTTCCCGATGATCTGGTTCGGCATGCCTCCTTTACTGAAATTATGGATAGATGAAGTCTTTGATATGAAATGGTTATCTGGTCCGGACACAAGTCCTGTAAAAGGAAAAAAAGCCTATATTGTGTTGACTACAGGAGGCTCACAGAATGCCTATACACATGACGGGATATATGGAAATCCAGCTGAAGATTACATCAAAACACTTACCCAAAGTCTAAAGATTAATCATGTCTCTGTAGAGGATATTATTATAATTTATAATTCGGATCAGCTTTCAGATCATGAATTGGATCATCAATGTAAAAACATCAGAAAATTGGCATTAAACACGTGA
- a CDS encoding PASTA domain-containing protein: MLKSLFNWKVLLNILLAIVVFVGLVWLTFRWLDFHTNHGKEIEVPNVINMSAQKAIEVLDNAGVAYQLDSLKFDPKFKPSQVLKVDPLPGSRVKDGRPIKVYINPKTWAKVVIPEVIDTYKYRAFDKLTLVGLKVGDTLYEPSIAKDAVIRLMYNGAQVKPGDFVPRFSVIDVVVGQGPKRNVPVPNIVGRTLQEAKEIIKQNYFESGLFYDEYDQSVSDPSMIVFYQNPAAGSISDQGVQVDLWASKKTPAEMHAKISELDNIYRHNLIPQVDPGDTNFDDFDTPPPPRPVKPKPVEKPKTDAPKTVVPEKKETTDKKPVTKTEQKPKSEEHKPADKPKEKKKVIIE; the protein is encoded by the coding sequence ATGCTAAAATCACTTTTCAATTGGAAAGTATTACTTAATATCCTTTTAGCCATCGTTGTTTTCGTTGGTTTAGTCTGGTTAACTTTTCGCTGGTTAGATTTTCACACCAATCACGGAAAAGAAATTGAAGTGCCTAATGTTATCAATATGTCAGCACAAAAGGCCATTGAGGTATTGGATAATGCAGGGGTGGCTTATCAGTTAGACAGCCTTAAATTCGATCCTAAATTTAAACCATCTCAGGTATTAAAAGTAGATCCGCTGCCAGGTTCACGTGTGAAAGACGGAAGACCAATTAAAGTATATATAAATCCTAAAACCTGGGCTAAAGTTGTTATCCCGGAGGTTATAGACACATATAAATACAGAGCTTTTGATAAACTTACTCTTGTAGGGTTAAAAGTTGGAGACACTTTATATGAACCAAGTATTGCTAAAGATGCTGTAATCCGTTTAATGTACAATGGGGCACAGGTAAAACCAGGTGATTTTGTACCTCGTTTCTCTGTTATTGATGTAGTAGTTGGCCAGGGACCTAAAAGAAATGTACCTGTACCTAATATTGTAGGAAGAACATTACAGGAAGCTAAAGAAATTATTAAGCAGAATTATTTTGAGAGTGGTTTGTTCTATGATGAATATGACCAGTCTGTGTCCGATCCGTCAATGATTGTATTCTATCAGAACCCTGCTGCCGGAAGTATTTCCGATCAGGGAGTACAGGTAGACTTGTGGGCGAGTAAGAAAACACCGGCAGAAATGCATGCTAAGATTAGTGAACTGGATAATATTTATCGTCATAATCTTATTCCACAAGTAGATCCGGGAGATACTAATTTCGATGATTTTGATACTCCACCGCCACCACGTCCCGTAAAACCAAAACCTGTGGAAAAACCAAAAACGGATGCGCCTAAGACAGTAGTGCCTGAGAAAAAGGAAACGACAGATAAAAAACCGGTTACAAAAACAGAGCAGAAACCTAAGTCTGAAGAACATAAACCTGCTGATAAACCAAAAGAAAAGAAAAAGGTAATTATTGAATAA
- a CDS encoding TPM domain-containing protein produces MRSASLKLFFTYIFIGFYSLLSAQNILPKPDILYPVYDKVGLLTQQEKDALNNKLIKFADSTSTEIEVIILPNTSGEDVNYLAARYGENWKIGQKGVNNGVVFLIATEDRTMSIQQGRAVEQYITASTAKQILDYLVTPSFKQGQWYNGIDRGTSAIMEAVQGKFKPQKKAPEEKRGNSSSFLILIFIIIIVIIVMNQGGKGGGGRYDDDDVTLSRRGRSIFPGGIFFPGGFGGGGGSFGGGSSGGGGFGGFGGGGSFGGGGASGGW; encoded by the coding sequence ATGAGATCAGCTTCTCTTAAGTTATTCTTCACCTATATTTTTATAGGTTTCTACAGCTTGCTTTCGGCTCAGAATATTCTGCCAAAGCCGGATATTCTTTATCCTGTATATGACAAAGTAGGACTGCTTACCCAGCAGGAAAAAGATGCGCTGAACAATAAACTTATCAAGTTTGCTGATTCTACTTCCACAGAAATAGAAGTAATTATTCTGCCCAACACCAGTGGCGAAGATGTAAACTATCTGGCTGCACGCTATGGCGAAAATTGGAAAATTGGACAAAAAGGAGTTAATAATGGTGTTGTCTTTCTTATTGCTACGGAAGACCGCACAATGTCCATACAGCAAGGACGTGCCGTAGAGCAATATATTACAGCATCTACAGCCAAACAAATACTGGATTATCTTGTTACACCTTCTTTCAAACAAGGACAATGGTATAATGGTATAGACAGAGGAACTTCCGCTATTATGGAAGCTGTTCAGGGGAAATTTAAACCCCAGAAAAAAGCTCCGGAAGAAAAAAGAGGTAATTCTTCTTCTTTCCTTATTCTTATTTTCATCATTATCATTGTTATTATCGTCATGAACCAAGGCGGTAAAGGTGGTGGCGGAAGATATGACGACGACGATGTTACACTATCCCGCAGAGGTCGCAGTATATTCCCTGGTGGCATATTCTTCCCTGGCGGATTCGGCGGTGGCGGAGGCTCATTTGGTGGGGGTTCTTCCGGTGGCGGCGGATTCGGTGGATTTGGCGGCGGTGGTTCTTTTGGTGGTGGCGGAGCCAGCGGTGGCTGGTAA
- the coaD gene encoding pantetheine-phosphate adenylyltransferase, which translates to MKIAVFPGSFDPITLGHYDIIERAAPLFDKLIIAIGQNSQKKYMFSPEKRMEFIQNSVAEFPNVEVDFFEGLTVDYCFEKNAQYIIRGLRNPADFEFEKAIAHTNRTLAHKKLETVFLLTSSGKSFISSSIVREIITHGGEYELLVPNAVRV; encoded by the coding sequence ATGAAAATAGCCGTATTTCCGGGATCTTTTGATCCGATAACATTAGGTCATTACGATATTATTGAAAGAGCAGCACCTCTTTTCGACAAACTGATTATTGCCATTGGCCAGAATTCACAGAAGAAGTATATGTTCTCTCCTGAAAAAAGGATGGAATTTATTCAGAATTCTGTTGCTGAATTCCCAAATGTAGAAGTTGATTTCTTCGAAGGGCTAACTGTTGATTATTGTTTTGAGAAAAATGCTCAGTATATTATCCGCGGATTAAGAAATCCTGCTGATTTTGAGTTTGAAAAAGCAATTGCTCATACCAACAGAACGTTGGCTCATAAAAAACTGGAAACAGTATTTTTGCTGACTTCTTCTGGAAAATCATTCATCAGCAGTAGTATTGTCCGCGAGATTATTACCCACGGCGGAGAATATGAGCTATTAGTTCCTAATGCTGTAAGAGTTTAG
- a CDS encoding TPM domain-containing protein, with translation MTTDFLTNTEMASLVEAIQKAEEYSSGEIRVHIDTHSEKDLAKEAIDAFHKLEMQKTQHRNAVLFYISFEQKYLTIIGDKGIHEKVQQHFWDQLHDEITKKFAQKLYFQGLRDALLKTGTELKKHFPADQENKNELPNEISFS, from the coding sequence ATGACAACTGACTTCTTAACTAATACAGAAATGGCTTCCCTTGTGGAAGCCATTCAGAAAGCGGAAGAATATTCTTCAGGAGAAATACGTGTCCATATTGATACCCATTCCGAAAAGGATCTGGCAAAAGAAGCTATTGATGCATTTCATAAACTGGAGATGCAAAAAACGCAACATCGCAATGCCGTACTTTTCTATATTAGTTTTGAACAAAAATATCTGACAATTATTGGAGATAAAGGAATTCATGAAAAAGTACAGCAACACTTCTGGGATCAACTTCATGATGAAATCACCAAAAAATTTGCACAAAAGCTCTACTTCCAGGGGCTAAGAGATGCTCTCTTAAAAACAGGAACAGAATTGAAAAAACATTTTCCTGCAGATCAGGAAAACAAAAACGAACTCCCTAATGAGATCAGCTTCTCTTAA
- a CDS encoding LemA family protein: MKNKGCMSAGVILIVLIVIVAIIGFWGVGKYNSLVTKDQNVQSKWSNIETVYQKRANLIPNLERTVKSYSKFEQETLTKVVEARSKATSVTIDPTNMTEADIAKFQAAQGELSGALSRLMAVVESYPNLKADQQYINFQAEYTAIENSIRMETVNYNDAAKEYNTYRNQFPTNVVANFTNFKEKPYFKADAGASKAPDVFKGE, from the coding sequence ATGAAAAATAAAGGATGTATGAGTGCTGGGGTTATCCTCATTGTACTTATAGTTATTGTAGCGATTATCGGTTTCTGGGGTGTAGGAAAATACAACTCACTGGTAACCAAAGACCAAAATGTACAGAGCAAATGGTCTAATATCGAAACGGTTTACCAAAAACGAGCAAACCTTATCCCAAATTTGGAAAGAACAGTAAAGTCTTATTCCAAATTCGAACAGGAAACATTAACAAAAGTTGTAGAGGCTCGTTCTAAAGCAACATCTGTTACAATAGATCCTACTAACATGACAGAAGCTGACATTGCAAAATTTCAGGCCGCTCAGGGAGAATTAAGTGGAGCATTAAGTCGTTTAATGGCTGTTGTAGAATCTTATCCTAACCTGAAAGCAGATCAGCAGTACATTAACTTCCAGGCAGAATACACTGCTATAGAAAATAGTATCAGAATGGAAACTGTTAACTATAACGATGCTGCTAAAGAATACAATACATACAGAAATCAGTTCCCAACAAATGTAGTGGCTAACTTTACCAACTTTAAAGAAAAGCCATACTTTAAGGCTGATGCTGGTGCCAGCAAAGCTCCGGATGTTTTTAAAGGAGAATAA
- a CDS encoding trimeric intracellular cation channel family protein, translated as MHEQLNFVIEILGTISFAMSGSFAAMQRRFDPFGVVIIAFITSVGGGTVRDLLLDVPVFWMHDLTMCSVIFITAIFSMIFKSIEKNFQVTLFIFDSFGLGLFTIIGLQKGLNANLHPMICIVLGTITGCFGGIIRDILLNKIPLIFRKEIYATACIIGGSVFLLLAKFTTLTYSFVQVLTILLIVAIRTLAVKYHWEMPKFYVGKENSEM; from the coding sequence ATGCATGAACAACTCAATTTCGTTATCGAAATTCTCGGGACAATTTCCTTTGCCATGTCAGGATCTTTTGCTGCAATGCAAAGGAGGTTCGATCCTTTTGGCGTCGTTATTATTGCATTTATTACATCTGTAGGAGGTGGTACAGTTCGGGATCTATTGTTAGACGTTCCTGTTTTCTGGATGCACGATCTTACTATGTGTTCTGTAATATTCATTACCGCTATTTTTTCAATGATTTTTAAATCTATTGAAAAGAATTTTCAGGTGACACTCTTTATTTTCGACTCTTTTGGACTAGGTCTTTTCACTATTATAGGACTTCAGAAAGGCCTCAATGCGAACCTTCATCCCATGATATGCATCGTTTTAGGTACAATTACAGGGTGCTTCGGTGGTATTATCCGGGATATTCTTCTGAATAAAATTCCATTAATCTTCCGTAAAGAAATTTATGCAACAGCGTGTATTATAGGAGGTTCAGTATTTCTATTACTGGCAAAATTCACAACTCTTACCTATTCGTTTGTACAGGTTCTGACCATTTTGCTAATTGTAGCCATACGAACTCTGGCAGTAAAATATCATTGGGAAATGCCCAAGTTTTATGTCGGAAAAGAAAATTCTGAAATGTAA
- a CDS encoding alpha-L-fucosidase: MKKIVHVALLMSAPFLLAQELKPYGAVPSERQLRWHEMETYALIHFTPTTFQNKEWGFGDASPEIFNPTSFDANQITRAAASAGLKGLITVAKHHDGFCLWPTKTTSYSIASSPWRGGKGDMVKDFMQASKNAHLKFGVYLSAWDRNDVRYGTSAYADAYRAQLTELMTNYGPLFTSWHDGANGGDGYYGGRNEKRTIDRTTYYQWTEKTWPIVRKLQPGAVIFSDIGPDMRWVGNEHGYAAETSWATFTPIGLDGKKPVPGAAVYTNAGTGDRNGKYWIPAECDVPLRPGWFYHKDQDAKVKTPDQLFDIYMKSVGRGADMNLGLSPMPSGILHDNDVKSLKAFGVKIAETFKTNFAERASIKASDVRGQNLKKFGTQFILDKDRYSYWATNDGVTKAQLDIKLAKQSTFDIIRLRENIKLGQRIDSVKIEGLVNGKWETLGKATSIGANRLIKLDKPVSLTDLRVHIYAPVAITLSDFGLYKEYKEAFVFDHTTEAKKIKIPTGMARIDQVILNENSNTFVSVPKSESLIFNIEGRNITGLGYLPRQDGKTDGMITKYAVYTSDGNSRWKLLKEGEFSNIKANPVWTRINFDKPVAAKLIKLVPKELTEGLQFTVAGVEFYEE, encoded by the coding sequence ATGAAAAAAATAGTACATGTGGCTCTTTTGATGAGTGCACCTTTTCTCCTTGCTCAGGAGCTGAAGCCTTACGGAGCTGTTCCTTCGGAAAGACAGCTGAGATGGCACGAAATGGAAACTTATGCATTAATACACTTTACGCCTACAACTTTTCAGAATAAAGAATGGGGGTTCGGAGATGCTTCACCGGAAATTTTTAATCCCACTTCATTCGATGCAAATCAGATTACCAGAGCTGCTGCATCTGCAGGATTAAAAGGATTGATTACGGTAGCAAAACATCATGACGGTTTTTGTCTTTGGCCTACGAAAACAACATCTTATAGTATAGCCTCTTCACCATGGAGGGGAGGAAAAGGAGATATGGTAAAGGATTTTATGCAGGCTTCCAAAAATGCACATCTCAAATTTGGTGTTTACCTGTCTGCGTGGGACCGAAATGATGTAAGATACGGAACTTCCGCCTATGCAGATGCTTACAGGGCACAACTAACAGAGCTTATGACTAATTACGGACCATTATTTACCTCATGGCATGACGGAGCAAACGGAGGAGATGGTTACTATGGCGGGCGTAATGAGAAGAGAACTATTGATCGTACTACATATTATCAGTGGACGGAGAAAACCTGGCCTATAGTAAGAAAGCTACAACCTGGAGCTGTAATATTTTCGGATATAGGACCTGATATGAGATGGGTTGGGAATGAGCATGGATATGCAGCAGAAACATCATGGGCAACATTTACACCCATAGGATTAGACGGAAAGAAACCTGTGCCGGGAGCGGCGGTTTATACAAATGCCGGAACCGGAGACCGAAATGGTAAATACTGGATTCCTGCAGAGTGTGATGTACCTTTACGACCAGGATGGTTTTATCATAAAGATCAGGATGCTAAAGTAAAAACTCCGGATCAGTTGTTTGATATCTATATGAAGTCTGTTGGGAGAGGAGCTGATATGAATTTGGGATTATCGCCTATGCCTTCAGGAATCCTTCATGATAATGATGTAAAATCCCTAAAGGCTTTTGGGGTAAAAATAGCAGAAACTTTTAAAACTAATTTTGCAGAACGGGCAAGTATTAAGGCATCTGATGTAAGAGGTCAAAATCTGAAAAAATTCGGGACACAGTTTATTCTGGATAAAGACCGCTATAGCTACTGGGCAACAAATGACGGAGTAACGAAGGCTCAGTTAGATATTAAATTGGCAAAACAGTCAACATTCGATATTATTCGTTTAAGAGAAAATATTAAACTGGGACAGCGCATAGACAGTGTGAAAATAGAAGGCTTAGTTAACGGAAAATGGGAAACACTCGGTAAGGCAACCAGTATTGGTGCAAACCGCCTGATTAAACTGGATAAACCAGTTAGCCTTACGGACCTCAGAGTTCATATTTATGCGCCCGTAGCAATTACACTAAGTGACTTCGGACTGTATAAAGAATATAAAGAGGCGTTTGTATTCGATCATACAACAGAAGCTAAAAAGATAAAAATTCCTACCGGAATGGCCAGAATAGACCAGGTTATTCTAAATGAAAACTCCAATACATTTGTATCTGTTCCAAAGAGTGAATCTTTGATTTTTAATATTGAAGGCCGGAATATTACAGGTTTAGGATATTTGCCTAGACAGGATGGTAAAACTGACGGTATGATTACAAAATATGCTGTTTATACCAGCGATGGTAATTCACGCTGGAAGCTGCTAAAAGAGGGCGAATTTTCCAATATAAAAGCCAACCCTGTATGGACGAGAATAAACTTTGATAAACCGGTTGCAGCCAAGTTGATAAAACTCGTTCCAAAAGAGCTTACGGAGGGGCTGCAGTTCACCGTTGCCGGAGTTGAATTTTATGAAGAATAA
- a CDS encoding RluA family pseudouridine synthase has translation MTEEENEDLFDDVNDIEISDETGGLYEHLNLVVDKKQEPLRIDKYLLLFRQNSTRNKISQTCRAGNVVVNGKPVKQNYRVKPGDEISVLLAHPPRENVIIPENIPVNIIYEDDDLVVVDKEPGMVVHPGFGNWSGTLVNALAYHFEQNGDKSDLDRVGLVHRIDKDTSGLLVIAKNEYALSFLAKQFFDRTTKRLYWAFVWGNVDEDEGTIRGHIGRHLKNRMQMAVYEDGSHGKHAVTHYKVLERFRYMTWVQCKLETGRTHQIRAHFKHIGHTLFNDERYEGHTILRGINLPKYKQFVQNIFDVLPRHALHAHTLGFIHPTTKKEMFFESPMPEDMSTAVEKWRNYLSNNG, from the coding sequence ATGACAGAAGAAGAAAATGAAGACCTTTTTGATGATGTTAATGATATAGAGATATCAGATGAAACCGGAGGTCTTTACGAGCATCTTAATTTAGTTGTCGATAAAAAGCAGGAACCCCTGCGTATAGATAAATATCTGCTGTTATTCAGACAGAATTCTACAAGAAATAAAATTTCGCAAACATGTCGTGCTGGTAATGTTGTGGTTAACGGTAAGCCTGTTAAACAAAACTACAGAGTAAAACCAGGTGATGAAATAAGCGTTCTACTGGCGCATCCGCCAAGAGAGAATGTTATTATTCCTGAAAATATTCCGGTTAATATTATTTATGAGGATGATGATCTTGTTGTAGTAGACAAGGAGCCAGGAATGGTAGTGCATCCAGGATTTGGAAACTGGAGCGGAACTCTTGTCAATGCATTGGCATACCATTTTGAACAAAACGGAGATAAATCGGACCTGGATCGTGTAGGTCTTGTCCACCGTATAGATAAAGATACTTCTGGGTTATTGGTAATTGCTAAGAATGAATATGCATTAAGCTTTCTTGCAAAACAATTTTTCGACAGAACGACAAAACGTTTGTATTGGGCTTTTGTATGGGGTAATGTAGATGAGGATGAAGGGACCATCAGAGGGCATATCGGAAGGCATCTTAAAAACCGTATGCAAATGGCCGTGTATGAAGATGGCAGTCATGGAAAACATGCTGTAACGCATTACAAGGTATTGGAACGCTTCCGTTATATGACCTGGGTACAGTGTAAGCTGGAAACCGGAAGAACGCATCAGATCAGAGCACATTTTAAGCATATAGGACATACTTTGTTTAATGACGAACGTTATGAAGGACATACCATACTGAGAGGAATAAACCTTCCAAAATATAAACAGTTTGTTCAGAATATTTTTGATGTTTTACCACGTCATGCTTTACATGCTCATACCTTAGGATTTATACATCCGACGACTAAAAAAGAAATGTTCTTTGAAAGTCCTATGCCGGAAGATATGAGTACAGCAGTTGAAAAGTGGCGAAATTATCTGTCCAACAACGGATAA
- a CDS encoding D-alanine--D-alanine ligase: protein MAKRNVAVVMGGYSDEYVVSLKSGQLIFDELDRDLYNVYKVHILKDGWFLITDNNEKFPINKGDFSVDLNGEQLKFDVCFNIIHGTPGENGILQAYWDAVGQKYTGCNFYQSALTFNKKDTLAVLSKYGIPSAKSIYIRKGESINHDEIIGTLSLPLFVKPNQSGSSLGISKVKEASELQSAIEIAFKEDDEILIESFLNGTEVSVGVLDYKGETIVLGITEIVPKNEFFDYEAKYNGASEEITPARLDDTTRLKVEEISKRAYDSLGMSGFSRSEFIIMDGTPYMLEMNTNPGFSPASILPQQAKIYGISIKDLCGNEVEKAFEKK from the coding sequence ATGGCAAAAAGAAATGTGGCCGTAGTAATGGGCGGCTATTCCGACGAATATGTAGTATCCCTGAAAAGCGGACAGCTTATTTTTGATGAACTAGACAGAGACCTGTACAATGTCTATAAAGTTCACATCCTGAAAGACGGATGGTTTTTAATTACTGATAATAACGAAAAATTCCCGATCAATAAAGGTGACTTTTCTGTTGACTTAAACGGAGAGCAGCTAAAATTTGATGTATGCTTCAACATTATCCACGGTACTCCGGGAGAAAATGGAATATTACAGGCATACTGGGATGCGGTTGGACAAAAGTATACAGGATGCAACTTTTATCAAAGTGCACTAACCTTTAACAAAAAAGATACACTTGCTGTATTGTCAAAATACGGAATCCCTTCTGCAAAAAGTATTTACATCCGAAAGGGAGAAAGTATTAATCATGACGAAATCATCGGTACATTAAGCTTACCTCTTTTTGTAAAGCCTAACCAATCAGGATCATCATTGGGAATTTCAAAAGTAAAAGAGGCTTCAGAACTTCAGAGTGCTATTGAAATCGCATTTAAAGAAGATGATGAAATCTTAATAGAAAGTTTTCTTAACGGAACAGAAGTTTCGGTTGGTGTATTAGATTATAAAGGAGAAACAATTGTTTTGGGAATTACCGAGATTGTTCCGAAGAACGAATTTTTCGATTACGAAGCAAAGTACAACGGTGCTTCAGAAGAAATTACACCCGCAAGACTAGATGACACTACCAGATTAAAAGTAGAAGAAATTTCCAAGAGAGCTTATGATTCATTAGGAATGAGTGGTTTCTCCAGAAGTGAATTTATCATTATGGATGGTACACCATACATGTTGGAAATGAATACAAATCCAGGATTCTCGCCAGCCAGCATCTTACCTCAACAGGCAAAAATATATGGTATTTCCATTAAAGATTTATGTGGAAATGAAGTAGAAAAAGCCTTCGAAAAAAAATAA
- the hemW gene encoding radical SAM family heme chaperone HemW — MLYFHIPFCKQKCSYCNFHFSTSLNLKDDMMKAIHKEIDSRHHELTDKHIKTLYLGGGTPSLLSVDEIKALLDKSAQYYDFDSEIEITLEANPDDLNASFLKELSKSGVNRLSIGTQSFFEDDLKLMNRAHTSGEAEDSIKRAQDFGLENISIDLIYGSSSMPIWKENLQKAITLQIPHISSYALTVEPKTALAKWIKDKVVKAPNEEVQNEEFYYMSEFLKEQGFIHYEISNFAKEGFYSKHNSAYWKGQPYLGFGPSAHSYNGGNIRSWNIANNALYIKGLVENTRNFEEELLSPKDQLNELVMIGLRTIWGVDMAKIQSTFEKDIQEEFLYLLNSKKEEGLIVEDSGYLKIPEKHWFLADGIASDLFLV, encoded by the coding sequence ATGCTTTATTTCCATATACCTTTCTGCAAACAAAAATGCAGTTATTGTAACTTTCATTTCTCAACTTCACTAAACCTGAAGGATGACATGATGAAGGCTATCCATAAGGAAATAGATTCCAGGCATCATGAACTTACTGATAAGCATATTAAAACACTTTATCTTGGCGGAGGTACCCCTTCACTGCTTTCAGTTGATGAAATAAAAGCTTTACTAGATAAGAGTGCACAGTATTATGATTTCGATTCTGAAATAGAAATTACTTTAGAGGCCAATCCCGATGATTTGAATGCTTCGTTTCTGAAGGAGCTTTCCAAAAGTGGCGTTAACAGACTAAGCATTGGAACACAATCTTTTTTTGAAGATGATCTTAAGCTTATGAATCGCGCACATACTTCCGGAGAGGCCGAAGATTCTATTAAAAGAGCACAGGATTTTGGACTTGAGAATATAAGTATTGACCTTATTTATGGCTCGTCGTCTATGCCGATATGGAAAGAAAATTTACAGAAGGCAATAACATTGCAGATACCTCATATTTCTTCCTATGCATTGACCGTTGAGCCTAAGACTGCACTTGCAAAATGGATAAAAGATAAAGTTGTGAAAGCCCCGAATGAAGAAGTCCAGAATGAAGAGTTTTACTACATGTCGGAGTTTTTAAAAGAACAGGGATTCATTCATTACGAAATATCCAATTTTGCAAAAGAAGGTTTTTATTCCAAACATAATTCTGCGTATTGGAAAGGACAGCCTTATTTAGGGTTTGGGCCTTCTGCTCATTCTTACAACGGCGGGAATATACGTTCGTGGAATATCGCTAATAATGCATTGTACATAAAGGGCCTTGTTGAAAATACAAGAAACTTTGAAGAAGAGCTGCTTTCTCCGAAAGACCAATTGAATGAACTGGTTATGATTGGGCTTCGTACGATATGGGGAGTAGACATGGCTAAAATACAATCGACTTTTGAAAAAGATATTCAGGAAGAATTCCTTTATCTTTTGAATTCAAAAAAGGAAGAAGGATTAATTGTTGAAGATTCAGGTTATCTCAAAATTCCTGAAAAACATTGGTTTTTGGCTGATGGTATAGCTTCTGATTTATTCTTGGTATAA
- a CDS encoding dihydrofolate reductase: protein MITIVVAVGKNNEIGKGNQLLWHLPKDLKHFKEITNGHPVIMGRKTYDSIGKALPNRTNIVVTRKTDWFEEGILIVNTLKEALKHAKKIDEKVFVIGGGDIYKQCMEVADSIELTRVDGTFDADVFFPEINEKQWRIVQEECIEKDDKNAFDFCFQTFERIKKEEKGTQVNASE, encoded by the coding sequence ATGATAACAATAGTAGTTGCAGTAGGAAAAAATAACGAAATCGGGAAAGGAAACCAGCTGTTATGGCACCTTCCGAAAGATTTGAAACACTTCAAAGAAATTACAAACGGACATCCTGTCATAATGGGACGTAAAACCTATGACTCTATAGGAAAAGCTCTGCCTAACCGTACCAATATTGTTGTTACGAGAAAAACTGACTGGTTTGAAGAAGGTATTCTTATCGTAAATACATTGAAAGAAGCATTGAAACATGCTAAAAAGATTGACGAAAAAGTATTTGTAATTGGCGGTGGTGATATCTACAAGCAATGTATGGAAGTTGCAGATAGTATCGAGCTAACGCGAGTGGACGGAACATTTGATGCAGATGTGTTCTTCCCGGAAATTAATGAAAAACAATGGCGAATTGTTCAGGAGGAATGTATTGAAAAAGATGATAAAAATGCATTTGATTTCTGTTTTCAGACTTTCGAAAGAATAAAAAAAGAAGAGAAAGGAACACAGGTAAACGCATCTGAATAA